The region CTTGGAGGctgattttggatgcggaagctccaatctatcaattctagggttatctctttcatattttccattcaattcatctagtttcaccattactatggtgaactaacctcctttgttgttggagaacaatgtaatcctatttgaaactcttttgtattgaaattcttacttaattcatatgctttgttcatcaattgtttgagttattcctccattatattttcatgttttgtttaagacattattcaatagcataatctttggttctttctatatggacacgtatagttaggtctagacatgagggaattctcttgatagcaaTTTTActtagacataggaataggagaataaattgccttaagcttctgtgcgaattatgtaatgcatgaataattgctagggagactagacatagtaaactagtaattaggagtagtcttttttcaccaagacattgaggattagggtaaattacaaagtggcataaacattgataacaaattcgaatttagtaagaatagtaaatgtttgagagtggattaggatgaaaccgtaaaccccaacaacatcattcatccatattgttcaattgtcaattgatcaattctcatatgtatgtttatttttcgttttgcatttaaaactcaatttgtcgtttattcaagtcttatgatttcaaaacatcACACAAACATTTAGACTTAGGAGTcctttggaaaacgatactgagacttaccgttttattattacttgatacgatctggtacacttatCAGAATGTTAACAGTCATCCAATAAGACATCAGAGAAAAATCAGACGTCAAAAACCCTAAATAACATACATTAAAAGCTTTTTTTGCAATAGTGTATTTAGTGAAAAAGAAGACAGAAgttgattttatattaaagagactaaattatttttattcttatacatttttattaaatatatttgtcatATCATATTATACGCACATTCTATACAATTAAACAGCCGAACAGGTTAAGTTGATTTATCTGTAAATAATAGAGTTTTCAGAAGTCTCAATtccctcaattttttttttctctttagcatttaatttctacaaataatcaacaaatccaTGTATACCAATGTGCAGGACATTGTTCATCAATTTCACATATACAAGTTTGTTTGTAACACTGAAATTTAGTTTTGATTCTGCCATGGGGCACGAGCAAACCTTATCATCTACTTACTAAAATGGTGGCTTTGAAATAGTCTATTTTtccatataaatattttggatACTTAAAATTTGAAGCCCTAATAAATCAAATTGGTTATCAAGACGGTTACATGTCTAAAGAGGTAGAAAATTGAGAAATGACTGAAAAAGTGAAAGAATAAGCAAGTTTATATTTGCATTCTTGATTGCTTAACAAATGAGAGAAAATTTACAGCCATATTCAGAGTGGCTCATAATTATGGGATAGAGCTTGGAATTCACTAATAGAGTAAAAATTCTTTGCTGTAGACTATATAGTGTATCATAAGCATGGATGTGGCCGACTAGATTCCAACTCAATATGATTGGACCAAAAAagcaaaccatatatatatatatatatgtgtgtgtatatatatatatatatatatatatatatatatatatgtatgtatatatatgtatgtatgaattTTGTCACTAATAACTGTTATTTATTCTTTCAAAGATACCTGTGTGATAATTTGATGCAGAGATTATAGGATTCAAGGAACAAGTTCTTCTAAAGTAGCCTATTATAAGCCTCACTAAGCATGCACATTACATATTACAAGATCATATGCATATGCTGATGTGATGAACTACAGGACTATAATATGTATTTAACTTGTGCTAAAGTGATGAAATTATTTGGAGAGATTAAGTTGACAAACAAGccttaaaaagtataatttaatcaGCTATCCTGAATAGGAACTAACGGCATTTGGCCTCCGTATATATCTGGGAGTTGACTCTCTTCTATCTCTTCTAGCAATGTTGATTTCAGCTTTTTGTTCTCCACGAATACTATCTGCACAGAACTATAACATTCAAAGTATGTTGCTACAACATCTCATGCAAATATAACATGTATTATGAATTTGAAGTGTCACCTTTTTCTTGGTGTTGTCATCAATGAAAGGGTAaatcattttccaaattttcataaacaaatATGGTGCGTGTACAATAAACATCTTTCCTAATCTTTCAGGGTAGCAATCCTGCAGTCAGAAAAATGGACATGTGAGGTCCGGATGTTTCAACTTTCCCAGTTAAACACACAAGGAAAAGCTATGCACAATATTTGTGGGGAGAAGTGGTTAATGAATGGAGGGAAACCTAAACCTGCAAAATGGATAGAGCATTAAGATATCCACGAAGGTCACTGTTAGCATATCCCCATCCTTCAATGTCTGCAATGCTAAGAAACTTTTCTTGCCCCGGTGGCATCCTGAGATGTTAAATAGGCATATTAACAATCTTTGCAATCTTCTAACCATATTCACAGTTTTATGTGTaggatataattaaaaatttggacaaaaacataaatttcatGTCTATAGTTCAAGATGCAGCTGCACATATATCTCAGATTCATTTGGGTGGAAgtggtttaattttatttctatgaACTTTTGGTTCAAGCTTTGTCCTTAAGTTAAAATGTTTCACTGTATTCTCATGTCTCTGTTACAGCAAATTAGTCTTTCTGAGATTTAGGACAAGAGTAAAAGATGTCACACTAACCAAATTTAACTCCATCAGTGTATAAAACTATCCGAATAATCATTTTTGTCTAGCAGAAATACTATCAGAGATAACATAAAACTTATGTTTTGGAGACCAAATTAgactatttgtttttatattttaaccttTGTTGTTACTTTGAGTGGTAATATTGGATAAGATGTTGCAGATCAAATTCAACTGTGataaccaatttatttttcagtGGTGCCAATGACTAAAGTTGACTAGAAAGATGAATTGCATGGACTAAAGTCGTATTGAACTCATTTTATTATGCACATGTATGAATTAGCAGAGGAAAAGCGATGCACCTTGAACATAGCTTCTCAAGAGTAAATGCTACATAACCTGCATACAGAAGAAGTACTTGTTGTCATTAAGTAAGAGGACTTGAAATGCAAATTGCATTAGATCTGAAGTGAGAATAATACGTTTAAATCCATCGGCACCATTTTTGCTTTGAAAATGTTTTGCAGCAAAGGCAACAACTATAGGTCGACCCTTCTTGTCGAGCCCTTGCACAAACACCTTCTCTTGTGCAATATCCTCGGCAATCTCTGACGGCGATATATAACCATTTGGCATAATCGAACGTTTCCATTTCAAATACTTCAGGAACATTGCCGAAGCCTTCTCCACATCTAAATTACGAGCCCGCAAGAATCTTCTAATCATCAAATCATCCACTTCCTGCCCATTCACCAAAGCTCAACCAAATTAAATTCCACTTAGGCATCATAATTTTGCGTTTTTATTAGTTACAACACTTCTAGTTCCGAATAAAAGTCAATCTCCGTTTCTGGGCATTCCGTTGTAATTGGAAATATCAGGGTCACAAATAGTTTTATCCGTATATATACCAACACAGTTGTTAATCTAAGTGCAACCCCAATTCGAATCTCTTATATAAAGCTATGAAAattcaaacatcatgatcaaaacatattcttggACAGAAATTAGCTATGCAAAAACTAGTACAGTAAGAAGAAAGATAGTTTCATTTTATCCATATGATTCACAATAAAATTGTAAGGAAAGTGCAGCATTACTTtcataaagaaagaaagggcACAAATCCATAACAATTAATTTGGCTGCAAGAAAAGGTGGCAACTTGAACTGTGTTGAATGGTTTTGTGCATATGGGTACCTTGGAAGAGGGATCTCGGGCTTCAACAGAGGCCCTCATGAGACGAATTTTGGTGAGTTCGGCATCAGTGCTGTCTTTCAGTTCTTCAATGGTTGTGACTTGTTTGGAACTGGAATCCAAAGGTGACTTCTGTGATGGTTCAGGGCTCAAGAAACTCTCCATTCCTTTGAATCTCTGCCTCAACACTTTTCCTCACCGACAAGAATTTGTGTCTGGTGTTCTCACTCAGAAGAACATGGAGGCAGGAAAAGCTGTCTCATTTCTTCTCCTTATTAAATGCGAAACTTCTTCTGGGGATTTGAGTGGTCAGTATTGACAGCAGTTGTTGAATGTTCAACTACCCGGGTTTTCATTCAAATGCCATTTTATTGAGGAAAATTTTCCATGTTCTACACCCTTtcaatatctaataaattattctatttcTCTAATTGATTTatcataaaattgttattttattttattggtgttAAACTAGTGTTgagtagaaaaagataaaatgtttGTGTATCTTCACccattttattaattcattttcgaactgttaaaatgtaaaatttaaagtataccctatttagtattattatttaattttaaaataaaaaatatggaatgcctatatttaacaatatttataattaatgacgAACAAAAATTGTATTGAGAAGAAGTaagtttttagttttgaaaataaataaaaattaaatataattggaGCAAAATATctctcaataaataaataatgttcgttgaatatattttgtaaagatattCTTTAACTTCTTCACTCTTCATGTATgttctaaattattatattccAAGTATTCATCTCTTTTGCTGTAAAAGAAGATGTGTTTATAAGAGACAGTTTGATGTTTAAGTTAATTAAGTATGTTAGATATCAATAAATGCAATACTAATGACAAAAGTATTAATT is a window of Vigna radiata var. radiata cultivar VC1973A unplaced genomic scaffold, Vradiata_ver6 scaffold_289, whole genome shotgun sequence DNA encoding:
- the LOC106779514 gene encoding random slug protein 5; protein product: MESFLSPEPSQKSPLDSSSKQVTTIEELKDSTDAELTKIRLMRASVEARDPSSKEVDDLMIRRFLRARNLDVEKASAMFLKYLKWKRSIMPNGYISPSEIAEDIAQEKVFVQGLDKKGRPIVVAFAAKHFQSKNGADGFKRYVAFTLEKLCSRMPPGQEKFLSIADIEGWGYANSDLRGYLNALSILQDCYPERLGKMFIVHAPYLFMKIWKMIYPFIDDNTKKKIVFVENKKLKSTLLEEIEESQLPDIYGGQMPLVPIQDS